One Deltaproteobacteria bacterium DNA segment encodes these proteins:
- a CDS encoding Gfo/Idh/MocA family oxidoreductase translates to MLNIAQIGVGYWGPNLLRNLVANKKCEVTRVAELSEERREYVKRLYPAVETTRDVDRVLEDGRVDALVIATPVATHFELAMKGLEAGKHVLVEKPLARTVKEVEEIGKLARRKNRVAMVGHTFLFNAAVRYVKELIDSGGVGEVRYIYSQRLNLGRIRSDVDELWNFAPHDTSI, encoded by the coding sequence ATGTTGAATATCGCTCAGATCGGCGTAGGCTACTGGGGGCCGAATCTGCTCAGGAACCTCGTGGCCAACAAGAAATGCGAGGTGACAAGAGTCGCCGAGCTCTCAGAAGAAAGGCGTGAATACGTGAAAAGGCTCTATCCCGCAGTCGAGACCACCCGCGATGTTGATCGGGTTCTTGAGGACGGCAGGGTGGATGCCTTGGTCATCGCCACACCCGTGGCCACGCACTTCGAACTGGCCATGAAGGGCCTGGAAGCGGGCAAGCACGTCCTGGTGGAAAAACCCTTGGCCAGGACCGTGAAAGAGGTGGAGGAAATAGGCAAGCTGGCCCGAAGAAAGAACCGGGTCGCCATGGTGGGACACACCTTCCTCTTCAATGCTGCCGTTCGCTACGTGAAAGAGCTCATCGATTCGGGAGGGGTGGGTGAGGTGCGCTACATTTACAGCCAGAGGTTGAATCTCGGCCGCATCCGTTCAGACGTGGACGAACTTTGGAACTTCGCCCCCCATGACACCAGCATT